The following proteins are encoded in a genomic region of Sparus aurata chromosome 23, fSpaAur1.1, whole genome shotgun sequence:
- the gh1 gene encoding somatotropin, with translation MDRVVLMLSVMSLGVSSQPITDGQRLFSIAVSRVQHLHLLAQRLFSDFESSLQTEEQRQLNKIFLQDFCNSDYIISPIDKHETQRSSVLKLLSISYRLVESWEFPSRSLSGGSAPRNQISPKLSELKTGIHLLIRANEDGAEIFPDSSALQLAPYGNYYQSLGTDESLRRTYELLACFKKDMHKVETYLTVAKCRLSPEANCTL, from the exons ATGGACAGAG TGGTGCTCATGCTGTCGGTGATGTCTCTGGGCGTCTCTTCTCAGCCGATCACAGACGGCCAGCGTCTGTTCTCCATCGCTGTCAGCAGAGttcaacacctccacctgctggcTCAGAGACTCTTCTCTGACTTT gagaGCTCTCTGCAGACGGAGGAGCAGCGACAGCTCAACAAAATCTTCCTGCAGGATTTCTGTAACTCTGATTACATCATCAGCCCCATCGACAAGCACGAGACGCAGCGCAGCTCA GTGTTGAAGCTGCTGTCTATCTCTTATCGATTGGTCGAGTCTTGGGAGTTCCCCAGTCGTTCTCTGTCTGGCGGTTCTGCTCCGAGGAACCAGATTTCACCCAAACTGTCTGAGCTGAAGACGGGCATCCATCTCCTGATCAGG GCCAATGAGGACGGAGCAGAGATCTTCCCTGATAGCTCCGCCCTCCAGCTGGCTCCTTATGGAAACTACTACCAAAGTCTGGGCACCGACGAGTCGCTGAGACGAACCTACGAACTACTTGCCTGTTTCAAAAAAGACATGCACAag GTGGAGACCTACCTGACGGTGGCAAAATGTAGACTCTCTCCAGAGGCCAACTGCACCCTGTAG